A portion of the Ricinus communis isolate WT05 ecotype wild-type chromosome 10, ASM1957865v1, whole genome shotgun sequence genome contains these proteins:
- the LOC8264926 gene encoding NADH-ubiquinone oxidoreductase 20.9 kDa subunit, protein MNTDITASVKPEYPVIDRNPPFTKVVGNFNFLDYCRFATITGVSVTVGYLSGIKPGIKGPSMVTGGLIGLMGGFMYAYQNSAGRLMGFFPNEGEVAHYQKRGFNN, encoded by the exons ATGAACACAGATATAACAGCATCAGTGAAACCAGAGTACCCAGTAATAGATCGCAATCCTCCATTCACCAAGGTGGTCGGTAACTTCAACTTCCTCGATTACTGCCGTTTCGCCACCATCACTGGCGTCTCTGTCACCGTCGGCTACCTCTCTG GGATAAAGCCAGGTATCAAAGGACCATCGATGGTGACTGGAGGGTTAATAGGGCTAATGGGTGGTTTCATGTATGCTTATCAAAACTCTGCTGGTCGACTCATGGGCTTTTTCCCTAATGAGGGTGAGGTTGCTCATTACCAGAAACGTGGTTTCaacaattag